One genomic region from Nostoc sphaeroides encodes:
- a CDS encoding NAD(P)H-quinone oxidoreductase subunit M, producing MDNPMLLKSTTRHVRIFAGEIDRDGDLVPSEQVLTLDIDPDNEFNWNEDALQKVYRKFDELVEASSGADLTDYNLRRVGSDLEHYLRSLLQLGEISYNLSARVTNYSMGVPQVAIDDKK from the coding sequence ATGGATAACCCGATGCTGCTCAAGTCCACAACCCGGCATGTCCGCATTTTTGCAGGCGAAATTGACCGGGATGGCGATCTGGTTCCGAGTGAACAGGTCTTAACGTTAGATATTGACCCAGATAACGAATTTAACTGGAATGAAGATGCGCTGCAAAAAGTTTATCGAAAATTTGATGAACTAGTAGAAGCATCTAGTGGTGCAGACCTCACAGACTATAACTTGCGTCGTGTTGGGTCAGACTTAGAGCATTATCTGCGATCGCTCCTGCAACTCGGCGAAATCAGCTACAATCTCTCTGCCCGCGTTACCAACTACAGCATGGGAGTCCCCCAAGTTGCAATTGACGACAAAAAATAA
- a CDS encoding PP2C family protein-serine/threonine phosphatase, whose product MENDAATLYCTNESCQAANPLTHKFCLRCSTPLTKNYLWAVLDGPSVGSPGEILADRYLVLDKFVLLDTKPGLLTLTPELDHLQPLKAYLRLIPYRLHVPQVYGVLFLGDGASHQEILLLEKPPLLVDEKIQQVQLAGELTTAWRDATSMRQLNWLWQIAHLWQPLASEGVVSSLLDSSVLRVEGSLVRLLELRFDAATSPELPQLGEFWQQLVHEAKPAITEFVNEVSLSLIQGKINSTDQLIGVLDRGLAGLGRSQTPSIKIITKTDTGPSRQRNEDSCSPPSGTLVSKPPQSTALAIVCDGIGGHEGGNVASNLAIETIQQQVHQLTKVPYDHIDPSLLLNDLEKAVAIANDKISQRNDSENRQGRQRMGTTLVMALPVAHEMYITHVGDSRAYWITRHGCYQVTLDDDVASREVRLGYALYREAVQQSSAGSLVQALGMGPSTSLHPTSGRFMLDEDAVFLLTSDGLSDFDRVEEYWETEILPILVGEVPIANVADRLVEIANTKNGHDNVTIALVHYQVQYWEPEITIKAFIPESYSAKTIDFASRGTDSILLGSPNHKTQVIPDTEPAKSSGLPLQWIVPLIFVLAAGALGLFVERVRLPSVPWISSPPTPTSSPTIKDTRSLANLSPGSVIKTKKAISWGNKQLIPPGTYLEVLEKTSNPQPVTGNFLVPMRVCASNSTQSSANTNKSAGTTSVPPNPKPLPAKVLLDSSKINPLSFSVLPEDAPSPCTPATQPPVPQPPDDSSPT is encoded by the coding sequence ATGGAAAATGACGCGGCAACGCTCTACTGTACAAATGAAAGTTGTCAGGCTGCCAACCCCCTGACTCACAAGTTTTGCCTGCGATGTTCCACGCCCCTAACCAAAAATTATCTCTGGGCTGTGTTAGATGGCCCAAGTGTGGGTAGCCCTGGAGAAATATTAGCCGATCGCTATTTAGTCCTTGATAAATTTGTTCTTTTAGATACGAAACCTGGTTTATTAACGCTAACGCCTGAGTTAGATCACTTACAGCCTCTAAAAGCTTACCTGAGACTAATTCCCTACCGATTACACGTACCGCAGGTATATGGAGTGCTTTTTCTCGGTGACGGCGCCTCCCATCAAGAAATATTACTTTTAGAAAAACCGCCATTATTAGTAGATGAGAAAATCCAACAAGTGCAGTTGGCTGGCGAGTTAACCACCGCTTGGCGTGATGCAACATCGATGCGCCAACTCAATTGGTTATGGCAAATAGCTCATCTGTGGCAACCTCTTGCAAGTGAAGGTGTCGTCTCTAGCTTGCTTGACTCATCTGTATTACGGGTAGAAGGATCGTTAGTCCGTTTGTTAGAATTGCGTTTCGATGCCGCAACATCACCAGAATTGCCCCAATTAGGCGAATTTTGGCAGCAGTTGGTACATGAAGCCAAACCAGCCATAACTGAATTTGTTAACGAGGTTAGCCTTTCCTTAATTCAGGGAAAGATTAATTCAACCGATCAATTAATCGGAGTTTTAGATCGCGGACTGGCTGGGTTAGGGCGATCGCAAACACCCTCAATCAAAATTATCACCAAAACCGACACTGGGCCCAGCCGCCAACGTAACGAAGATTCTTGTAGCCCCCCTAGTGGAACTCTGGTAAGCAAACCACCCCAGTCAACAGCCTTAGCAATTGTCTGTGATGGCATCGGTGGACACGAGGGTGGCAATGTCGCCTCAAATTTAGCCATTGAAACGATCCAGCAGCAGGTACACCAACTCACAAAAGTTCCCTACGACCACATAGACCCCTCACTGCTACTTAATGACCTAGAAAAGGCAGTGGCAATTGCTAATGACAAAATTAGTCAGCGCAATGATAGTGAAAATCGCCAAGGGCGTCAGAGGATGGGCACGACTTTAGTAATGGCATTGCCTGTTGCTCATGAAATGTACATTACCCACGTCGGTGATAGTCGTGCTTACTGGATTACCCGCCACGGCTGTTATCAAGTTACCCTCGACGATGATGTTGCTTCCCGCGAGGTGCGGCTAGGCTATGCCCTTTACCGCGAGGCTGTACAACAAAGTTCTGCTGGCTCTCTCGTCCAGGCTTTAGGTATGGGGCCAAGCACTTCATTGCATCCCACCTCTGGGCGATTTATGCTCGACGAAGATGCTGTTTTTCTGCTCACATCCGATGGTTTGAGTGATTTTGATCGGGTGGAGGAGTACTGGGAAACAGAAATCTTGCCGATTCTAGTTGGGGAAGTCCCGATCGCAAATGTTGCGGATAGATTAGTTGAAATCGCTAACACTAAGAATGGACACGATAATGTCACCATCGCTTTAGTCCATTATCAAGTCCAATACTGGGAACCAGAAATTACGATCAAAGCCTTCATTCCAGAGAGTTATTCTGCCAAAACTATTGATTTTGCATCTAGGGGGACAGATTCGATACTTTTAGGTAGCCCAAACCACAAAACTCAGGTGATTCCAGACACTGAGCCGGCTAAAAGTTCCGGTTTACCGCTACAGTGGATTGTTCCATTAATATTTGTGTTAGCAGCAGGTGCTTTAGGATTGTTTGTGGAGCGAGTGCGATTGCCATCAGTCCCCTGGATTTCATCCCCTCCGACACCAACTTCAAGTCCTACCATCAAAGATACACGATCGCTAGCCAACCTTTCTCCTGGTTCAGTAATTAAAACCAAGAAGGCAATATCTTGGGGAAACAAGCAATTAATTCCCCCTGGAACTTATTTAGAAGTTCTTGAGAAAACATCAAATCCCCAACCTGTTACTGGGAATTTTTTAGTGCCTATGCGAGTCTGTGCTAGTAATAGTACGCAAAGTTCAGCTAATACTAATAAATCGGCAGGAACTACCTCAGTTCCACCAAATCCAAAACCTTTGCCAGCAAAAGTATTGCTGGACTCCTCCAAAATAAATCCTTTGAGCTTCTCTGTCTTACCAGAAGATGCACCAAGTCCGTGTACACCTGCCACACAACCGCCAGTTCCTCAACCACCTGACGACAGTAGTCCAACTTAG
- a CDS encoding CHAT domain-containing protein, whose product MPSLNLAIARLRNTGTDNFAIWVVKAPYPSGYVLRDCVWPDELNQVWQEWQQMFAGHSHLDISPNSTSQKTNPFPIDWISPPSGQTTGPYSSRLMQYLGMNLWRWIFDGQILGSLERSRGIAMGQHTRLRFRLEIRDPDLIALPWEIMQREPGQSAMSLSQDLLFSRTSSEVDPLPHLRTDQALSILLVLGHDDKLQLEQEAAILEQTLADTSVGGNSQRYAPCIVNQLLQPTPQELIQELETRAYNVFFYAGHGLPDPDGGLLFLRPDMPLNGIELAQVLTHTGVKLAVFNACWGAQPAAINHQAIPASSLAEVLIRHGVPAVLGMRDEIADHESHSFIQAFTEALRSHKPIDEAVAQARQELLTVYKYNQPAWTLPVLYLHPDFNGELIKNLDEGITELPDTAIPDIGSPLPSASLRSLAPKGKTWLLRYGVTRIGRTKDNDIVIPEPSVSKRHAEIFCRNTLTDATLVQSYYLQDFSTYGTTWFLGTNGWQQILREEVPLKSGMQLKFGSAKSETWEFIIEDS is encoded by the coding sequence ATGCCATCCCTGAATTTGGCGATCGCCCGTCTCCGAAACACTGGCACTGACAACTTCGCCATTTGGGTGGTCAAAGCTCCCTATCCCAGTGGCTACGTTTTACGCGACTGTGTATGGCCTGATGAACTCAATCAAGTCTGGCAAGAATGGCAGCAAATGTTTGCTGGTCATAGTCACTTAGATATTTCCCCAAACTCAACATCTCAAAAGACCAACCCATTCCCCATAGATTGGATTTCTCCCCCTTCAGGCCAAACCACTGGCCCCTACAGCAGTCGTCTGATGCAATACTTGGGAATGAATTTATGGCGCTGGATATTTGATGGGCAAATTCTTGGTAGTCTAGAACGCAGTCGCGGTATTGCTATGGGGCAGCATACACGTTTGCGCTTCCGCCTAGAAATCCGCGACCCGGATCTGATCGCTCTCCCTTGGGAAATTATGCAGCGTGAACCTGGTCAATCAGCTATGTCTCTCTCCCAAGATTTGCTATTTAGTCGCACCAGCAGTGAAGTTGACCCCTTACCGCATTTGCGAACTGACCAGGCTTTAAGTATCCTCCTGGTTTTAGGTCATGATGACAAGCTGCAACTAGAACAAGAAGCTGCTATTTTAGAGCAAACTCTTGCAGATACCTCTGTGGGTGGTAATTCCCAAAGATATGCACCTTGTATAGTGAATCAACTTCTACAACCAACTCCACAGGAGTTGATTCAAGAATTAGAAACCAGAGCATACAATGTTTTCTTTTATGCTGGCCATGGTTTGCCAGACCCAGACGGGGGGTTACTATTTTTGCGACCAGATATGCCCCTAAATGGGATAGAATTGGCCCAAGTATTGACCCATACAGGTGTGAAATTAGCAGTTTTTAACGCCTGTTGGGGCGCACAACCAGCTGCTATCAATCATCAAGCTATACCTGCCAGCAGTTTAGCAGAAGTGTTGATTCGTCATGGTGTGCCTGCGGTTTTGGGGATGCGCGATGAAATCGCAGACCATGAAAGCCACAGCTTTATTCAAGCTTTTACCGAAGCTTTGCGATCGCACAAGCCAATTGATGAAGCCGTAGCCCAAGCTAGGCAAGAGTTGTTAACAGTGTATAAATATAATCAACCTGCTTGGACTTTGCCTGTTCTCTACCTGCATCCAGATTTTAATGGCGAACTGATTAAGAATCTGGACGAAGGTATTACCGAACTACCAGATACAGCCATTCCTGATATCGGTTCCCCGCTTCCTTCTGCTTCGTTGCGATCGCTCGCCCCAAAAGGTAAAACCTGGTTACTGCGTTATGGAGTCACCCGCATCGGCCGCACGAAAGACAATGATATTGTCATCCCTGAACCATCTGTATCCAAACGCCACGCCGAAATTTTTTGCCGCAATACTCTTACTGATGCTACATTGGTGCAAAGTTATTATTTGCAAGATTTTTCCACCTACGGGACAACCTGGTTTTTAGGGACTAATGGTTGGCAACAAATCCTCCGAGAGGAAGTCCCATTGAAATCGGGAATGCAGTTAAAGTTTGGAAGTGCTAAATCTGAAACCTGGGAGTTTATTATTGAAGACTCCTAG
- a CDS encoding PrsW family glutamic-type intramembrane protease → MTGKHARHNAFLRLVSGNGAAFGSESRYSLPPSKEMVIGRDPSCQVVLDAMMYRMVSRRHAVVRPLSLSPDSKFSWVLCDLNSANGTYLNGQRLYECQELHPGDRISLGADGPQYVFEYEYTLLTPATTVNQVTPLPSATNYHGHTQLKQPDSVSFTQLFPIISTGKDLTRKAYLVPGILTVIFVVLMFATVGQPQANQVIVATYIAFAAYYFVYQLCGKQKPWWVLMAAAMGTMLILLSPLLDLFIFVFRTILPGNLPSSQESTTFTELLVRMFFGAGLMEELLKALPVLGAFAIGRILSSPWRERIGVWEPLDGILLGTASAVGFTLLETLGQYVPDITQNVTQQVGIGAAGQLAGLQLLIPRILGSVAGHMAYSGYLGYFIGLAVLKPSRSWQILSIGYLSAAALHALWNATGSINALLLVVVGVLSYAFLMAAILKARALSPTRSQNFATRFLGPK, encoded by the coding sequence ATGACAGGCAAACACGCAAGACATAATGCATTTCTGCGGCTAGTGTCTGGTAATGGGGCAGCTTTTGGATCAGAATCTCGCTATTCCCTGCCCCCCAGTAAAGAGATGGTAATTGGACGCGACCCCAGCTGCCAAGTTGTCTTGGATGCCATGATGTACCGAATGGTATCTCGTCGTCATGCAGTGGTTCGTCCCCTCTCTCTATCGCCAGATAGCAAATTCAGCTGGGTGCTTTGTGATTTGAATAGTGCTAATGGCACTTATTTGAATGGACAACGCTTGTATGAATGTCAGGAATTGCACCCAGGCGATCGCATTTCTCTAGGTGCTGATGGGCCGCAATACGTTTTTGAGTATGAGTATACCTTACTCACCCCGGCCACGACAGTTAACCAAGTTACACCATTACCTTCGGCGACAAATTACCACGGCCACACCCAATTAAAGCAGCCAGATTCTGTTAGCTTTACCCAGCTTTTCCCCATTATTTCCACTGGTAAAGATTTAACTCGGAAAGCTTACCTCGTACCGGGAATACTGACCGTAATTTTTGTAGTGTTAATGTTTGCTACAGTCGGTCAGCCCCAAGCTAATCAAGTTATCGTCGCAACTTACATCGCCTTCGCTGCCTACTATTTTGTTTACCAACTTTGCGGTAAACAGAAGCCTTGGTGGGTGCTAATGGCTGCGGCAATGGGTACGATGCTGATTTTGCTTAGTCCGTTGTTGGATTTATTTATCTTCGTGTTTCGCACCATTCTGCCTGGAAACTTGCCCTCATCCCAAGAATCTACCACCTTCACAGAGTTGCTGGTGCGGATGTTTTTTGGCGCTGGCTTGATGGAGGAATTACTCAAGGCATTGCCTGTACTAGGGGCCTTTGCCATCGGGAGAATATTGTCTTCACCTTGGCGGGAACGCATAGGCGTCTGGGAACCTCTAGATGGTATTCTCCTGGGAACAGCTTCTGCTGTGGGCTTCACTCTCTTGGAAACTCTCGGACAATATGTGCCAGATATTACTCAAAATGTCACGCAACAGGTGGGTATAGGCGCTGCTGGTCAACTAGCGGGTTTACAACTGCTAATTCCGCGAATTTTAGGCTCCGTAGCCGGACACATGGCTTATAGTGGCTACCTGGGTTATTTTATCGGGTTGGCTGTTCTCAAACCCAGTAGAAGTTGGCAAATTCTCTCTATTGGTTATCTTAGTGCTGCTGCGCTCCATGCTTTATGGAATGCTACAGGATCAATCAATGCCTTGCTGTTGGTAGTTGTTGGGGTGTTATCTTACGCCTTTTTGATGGCAGCAATTCTCAAGGCACGGGCGCTATCACCGACGCGATCGCAAAATTTTGCTACCCGATTTCTTGGCCCAAAATAA
- a CDS encoding nitrate reductase associated protein — MTDFFEFEADFVDSLRCIPMQVRCKLDTCGIKLKLSDWNQMTTAERQALVELPCTTETEIQSYHEHIQQLILQRTGIPATKLPIESHPAWLDATVPASLQEKAQELGVTLTQQHWAGLTSLQRFALIKLSRPGHENKNFERAIAEFHLL, encoded by the coding sequence ATGACAGATTTCTTTGAATTTGAAGCAGACTTTGTTGATTCCCTGCGCTGTATCCCCATGCAGGTGCGTTGCAAATTAGATACTTGTGGCATTAAACTAAAATTGTCTGATTGGAATCAAATGACTACAGCCGAGCGTCAAGCTTTAGTCGAATTACCTTGCACTACAGAAACAGAAATTCAGTCTTACCACGAACATATCCAGCAATTAATTCTACAACGCACGGGTATACCAGCTACAAAATTGCCCATCGAGTCTCATCCTGCATGGCTAGATGCCACTGTACCAGCCAGCCTCCAGGAAAAAGCTCAAGAACTAGGTGTAACCCTAACACAACAACATTGGGCAGGTTTAACGTCCTTACAGCGTTTTGCCCTGATTAAACTCAGCCGCCCAGGACATGAAAACAAAAACTTTGAGAGAGCGATCGCAGAATTTCATCTGCTTTAA
- a CDS encoding phosphate-starvation-inducible PsiE family protein, giving the protein MKKLLRQIIGATRDENFMRIIENVEVIVSKVLSVFMVVVILVAIGDLGVFILKELFTAPYAKFNTTLYKIFGLFLNILIALEILENITAYLRKHVFQVELVIVTSLIAVARKIIILDLEKVGGIDIIGLGIAILALSISYLIIRLSNSKNTR; this is encoded by the coding sequence ATGAAAAAGTTACTGAGGCAAATTATAGGGGCTACCAGAGACGAAAACTTCATGCGCATCATTGAAAACGTAGAAGTGATAGTTTCTAAAGTTCTATCTGTTTTTATGGTGGTCGTGATTTTGGTAGCGATCGGGGATTTAGGAGTATTTATTCTTAAAGAGTTATTTACAGCGCCTTATGCAAAGTTTAACACAACGTTATATAAAATTTTTGGGCTATTTTTGAATATTTTAATTGCTTTAGAAATCTTAGAAAATATCACAGCTTATTTACGAAAACACGTTTTTCAAGTTGAATTAGTTATTGTCACATCTTTAATTGCTGTTGCCCGAAAAATTATTATTCTTGACTTAGAGAAAGTTGGAGGTATTGATATAATTGGTTTAGGAATTGCTATTCTTGCCTTGTCAATTAGTTATTTGATAATTCGTCTTAGTAATTCCAAAAATACCCGTTAA
- a CDS encoding molybdopterin oxidoreductase family protein: MSEFTKTLCPYCGVGCGLEVSPPAQHNKATNRDSQGTPTWRVRGDKAHPSSQGMVCVKGATIAESLDKNRLHYPMVRDSLDQEFRRVSWDEAFNIITQRIQTIRFNQGPEALCMYGSGQFQTEDYYIAQKLMKGCLGTNNFDANSRLCMSSAVSGYIQSFGSDGPPCCYDDLELTDCAFLIGTNTAECHPIVFNRLEKYHKKNRKVKMIVVDPRRTPTAEAADLHLAIRPGTDIDLLNGIAHLLMRWNYIDTMFMDDCTSNFPAYAEVIRHYPPEVVARQCGISIEDLETAARYWGKSERVLSLWSMGVNQSSEGTAKVRTIINLHLMTGQIGKPGAGPFSLTGQPNAMGGREAGGLAHLLPGYRVVKNPQHRAEVEEFWGLQPGQISPNPGLTAWDMITGLEDGAVELLWIAATNPAVSMPDLERTKKALLRSPFTIYQDAYYPTETSAYAHVLLPAAQWGEKTGVMTNSERVVTLCQAFRQPPREAKADWEIFAEVGRRLGFEKEFAFANSAEVYAEFVKLTKTRPCDMTGISHPQLQAQGPTQWPHPQKSDELKVRSYELESSTPNSSLLTPNSSLLTPNSKRLYTNLRFHTPDGRARFGAYYSKGLAEPPDPDYPFVLTNGRLYGHWHTQTRTGRIEKICKMHPEPFIEIHPRDAANLGIVDTMYVEVRSRRGKAKFPAKVTKAIAPGTVFVPMHWGSLWADNAEANALTHPESCPDSLQPELKACAVQLIPISVEVTVKDYQLQSSQW, from the coding sequence ATGAGTGAATTTACCAAAACCCTTTGTCCCTACTGTGGTGTTGGCTGTGGTTTAGAAGTTTCACCTCCAGCCCAACATAACAAAGCAACTAATCGAGATAGCCAAGGAACTCCAACTTGGCGAGTGCGCGGTGATAAAGCCCATCCATCTAGTCAAGGAATGGTTTGCGTCAAAGGCGCAACGATCGCAGAATCTTTAGATAAAAATAGATTACATTACCCAATGGTGCGAGACTCCTTAGATCAAGAGTTTCGCCGCGTTAGTTGGGATGAAGCTTTTAATATCATCACACAGCGCATTCAAACTATCCGCTTCAACCAAGGGCCAGAAGCCTTATGTATGTATGGTTCCGGCCAGTTTCAAACCGAGGATTATTACATAGCCCAGAAACTAATGAAAGGCTGTCTGGGTACTAATAATTTTGATGCCAACTCTCGCTTATGTATGTCTAGTGCAGTGTCTGGCTACATTCAAAGCTTTGGCTCAGATGGCCCGCCCTGCTGTTACGATGACTTGGAGTTAACCGACTGTGCATTTTTAATTGGTACTAATACAGCCGAATGTCACCCCATTGTTTTCAACCGGCTAGAAAAGTATCACAAAAAGAACCGCAAAGTCAAAATGATTGTGGTTGATCCCCGTCGCACGCCAACCGCAGAAGCTGCTGACTTGCATTTAGCCATTCGTCCCGGTACAGATATCGATTTGTTAAACGGCATCGCTCACTTGTTGATGCGCTGGAATTATATCGATACCATGTTCATGGACGACTGCACCAGCAACTTTCCGGCTTATGCTGAGGTAATTCGCCACTATCCACCAGAAGTAGTGGCTCGTCAATGTGGAATCAGCATTGAAGATTTAGAAACAGCAGCTCGCTATTGGGGTAAATCAGAGCGAGTATTGTCTTTGTGGTCAATGGGTGTAAATCAATCCTCAGAAGGGACAGCTAAAGTAAGAACTATTATTAACCTGCACCTGATGACAGGACAGATTGGCAAACCTGGGGCTGGCCCTTTTTCCCTTACTGGTCAACCAAACGCAATGGGAGGACGGGAAGCCGGAGGTTTGGCGCATTTATTACCGGGTTATCGGGTGGTGAAAAATCCCCAGCACCGTGCAGAAGTTGAGGAGTTTTGGGGACTTCAGCCAGGACAGATTTCGCCCAATCCCGGTTTGACTGCTTGGGACATGATTACTGGCTTGGAAGATGGCGCTGTAGAGTTGCTGTGGATTGCGGCTACTAATCCAGCAGTGAGTATGCCAGATTTGGAGCGTACTAAAAAGGCATTATTGCGATCGCCTTTTACTATTTACCAAGACGCATATTATCCCACAGAAACCTCTGCTTATGCTCACGTTCTACTACCAGCAGCCCAGTGGGGTGAAAAAACTGGTGTGATGACCAACTCCGAACGGGTGGTAACTCTGTGTCAAGCATTTCGCCAACCGCCAAGAGAAGCGAAAGCCGATTGGGAAATTTTCGCCGAAGTTGGACGTAGATTAGGCTTTGAGAAAGAGTTTGCCTTTGCTAACTCGGCTGAAGTTTATGCTGAGTTTGTCAAACTAACAAAAACTCGCCCCTGCGATATGACAGGTATCAGTCACCCCCAATTACAAGCACAAGGCCCAACTCAATGGCCTCACCCACAAAAAAGTGATGAGTTAAAAGTTAGGAGTTATGAATTAGAATCTTCAACTCCTAACTCCTCACTCCTCACTCCTAACTCCTCACTCCTAACTCCTAACTCCAAACGCCTCTACACCAATCTCCGCTTCCACACCCCTGATGGACGCGCTCGATTTGGGGCATATTACTCAAAGGGATTGGCAGAACCACCAGACCCAGATTATCCTTTTGTGCTGACTAATGGACGACTTTACGGACACTGGCATACGCAGACGCGCACCGGGCGAATTGAAAAAATTTGTAAAATGCATCCCGAACCATTTATCGAAATTCATCCCCGTGATGCTGCGAACTTAGGTATTGTAGATACTATGTATGTAGAAGTGCGATCGCGTCGGGGTAAAGCGAAGTTTCCTGCTAAAGTGACAAAAGCGATCGCGCCTGGTACAGTTTTTGTCCCCATGCACTGGGGTTCATTGTGGGCAGATAATGCCGAAGCTAACGCCCTCACCCATCCAGAATCTTGCCCCGATTCGCTCCAACCAGAATTAAAAGCTTGTGCTGTGCAGCTGATACCAATCTCTGTAGAAGTTACAGTCAAAGATTATCAACTCCAGTCCTCACAATGGTAA
- a CDS encoding NarK family nitrate/nitrite MFS transporter: MLKNLFSFSDRYRILHQTWFAFFLTFVCWFNFAPFATTIGKELSLAPEQIKTLGICNLALTIPARLIIGMLLDRFGPRITYSMLLMFAVVPCLATALAQDFNQLVISRLLMGIVGSGFVVGIRMVAEWFQPKEMGIAQGIYGGWGNFGAFGAEFALPILAVSTSFFAGGASNWRFAIAFTGIVTAIYGVIYYNTVQDTPTGKVYKKPKKNGSLEVTSIKSFWAMIVSNFGLIFALGLLAWRLEQKNIHFLTLSQMYLTWLLLAGLFAYQSYQAWQVNRELLTGKKTYAPSERFQFGQVALLEFTYITNFGSELAVVSMLPAFFEKTFALEHVVAGMIAAIYPFLNLVSRPSGGLISDKFSSRKWTMTIISVGIGVSYLIAHFINGNWPIPAAIAVTMLAAYFAQAGCGATYSIVPLIKKEATGQIAGNVGAYGNFGGVVYLTIFSLTDAPTLFSTMGIAALICAFMCAFFLKEPKGSFAPAYEGELPETATPIFLTEE; the protein is encoded by the coding sequence ATGCTTAAAAACTTATTTTCGTTCAGCGATCGCTACCGCATCTTACATCAAACTTGGTTTGCTTTCTTTCTCACCTTTGTTTGTTGGTTTAACTTTGCTCCCTTCGCTACAACCATTGGCAAAGAGCTAAGTTTAGCGCCTGAGCAAATTAAAACTTTAGGCATCTGTAACCTTGCTCTCACAATTCCCGCCCGGTTAATAATTGGGATGCTTCTGGATCGTTTTGGCCCCAGAATCACCTACTCAATGCTACTAATGTTTGCAGTAGTTCCTTGTTTAGCAACCGCACTAGCGCAAGATTTTAATCAACTAGTTATCAGTCGTTTGCTGATGGGAATTGTCGGATCTGGGTTTGTTGTCGGTATCCGCATGGTAGCAGAATGGTTCCAGCCGAAAGAGATGGGAATTGCTCAAGGCATTTATGGCGGTTGGGGTAACTTCGGGGCTTTTGGTGCGGAATTTGCCTTACCGATACTTGCAGTTTCTACTAGCTTTTTTGCTGGTGGTGCTTCTAACTGGCGGTTTGCGATCGCATTTACAGGGATTGTTACAGCTATCTATGGCGTAATTTATTACAACACTGTCCAAGATACACCCACAGGTAAAGTCTACAAGAAACCTAAGAAAAATGGTTCTTTAGAAGTGACCAGTATTAAAAGCTTCTGGGCGATGATTGTCTCGAATTTTGGTTTGATTTTCGCTCTAGGTTTATTAGCTTGGCGCTTAGAACAAAAGAACATTCACTTCTTAACTTTGAGCCAAATGTATCTGACTTGGTTACTATTAGCAGGATTGTTTGCTTATCAAAGTTACCAAGCTTGGCAGGTAAACCGAGAACTTCTAACTGGTAAAAAAACTTACGCTCCATCTGAACGCTTTCAATTTGGTCAAGTAGCCTTACTCGAATTCACTTACATAACTAACTTTGGCAGTGAACTAGCAGTTGTTTCCATGCTCCCGGCATTCTTTGAAAAAACTTTTGCTTTAGAACATGTTGTAGCTGGGATGATTGCCGCGATCTATCCATTCTTAAATTTAGTTTCTCGTCCTAGTGGTGGCTTAATTTCTGATAAATTTAGCTCCCGGAAATGGACAATGACAATTATCAGTGTCGGCATTGGCGTTAGTTATTTGATTGCACATTTTATTAATGGTAACTGGCCAATTCCAGCTGCGATCGCAGTTACAATGTTGGCCGCCTACTTTGCCCAAGCCGGCTGCGGTGCAACCTATAGCATCGTACCCCTAATTAAGAAAGAAGCCACTGGACAAATTGCTGGAAACGTGGGAGCTTACGGTAATTTTGGCGGCGTAGTTTACCTGACAATTTTTAGCTTAACCGACGCTCCCACACTATTTTCCACAATGGGTATAGCTGCTTTAATCTGCGCTTTCATGTGCGCCTTCTTCCTCAAAGAACCAAAAGGTTCCTTTGCCCCTGCTTATGAAGGTGAACTACCAGAAACCGCAACACCTATCTTCTTAACTGAAGAATAA